TAATAGTTTTGGGTTAGTAATAAAAATATTCATTTGGGCAAAACATTTTTTCAAATGTATACCATAATGAAAAAGATGAATAATAAAAACGTTTAAACGTAAATTTTATCGGTTACCCTTCAATTATATGCTTAACTTTTAGTTGATTACTAGCTTTTTTGAATTACTTGCGCCATCAATAGTTTTTAAATTTAACAGATAAATACCTTTGTTTAAGTTCGTTAAATTAACACTTAATTGGGGTATTCCTGTTTTAATTTCTATTTGTTTAACTAAGTTCCCTAGTACATTATAAACCTCTATTGAGTTTAATTCACTATTTTGAATATTAGAAATTGTGATATCGCCTTTGGTTGGGTTTGGAAATATTTTTATATTTTCAATTGTATTAATTGTTTCAGTACTAAGAGTAGATTCAATATAGTTGAATGTGACAGTTCCTATTCTATGGCTCATATTACTATTTACGCCATCAAATGGTGCAAGATTCTCTAAACTTGTTATAACTCCTAAAGGGTTTGTGTCCAGATTATCTCCAGAATATCCACTGCCATCCTCTGTTCCGGCATCATAAGGAAATACATCTATCGTATAAGTTGCTTTCCAACCATTATTAACAGCTCCATTTCCTGACCTTAAATTTTCACTATTAACAGCAATAAACCAATCAGGGCTTGGAGCTATCATAGTTGCCAAACTTACAAAAGGATGATCTTCGCTAATTTGAATACTTTTGGTTATTGTACCCTGAGCAGAACCAAGTCCGCTACCAATATCAAACTTATCAGCATCAGAATTTGCTGTGACCTCAGATTCAAAAGCGCTGGTGCTACCTGTTTCCGCAATTGATTCTATTCCAGCTGAAGCAGGGCTTCCCATCATTAAAATTGTATTAGCTGTTTTATGCGTAGCAATAGCTAAAGGAGACCAATGTGGGTTGCCAGGTAAAGGAATTGTACTAATACCATTTGCTGAGTCACCAGCTGTGGTTTCCCAAAAACTTTCAAAAACTATAGTATAATTTGCTGTACTTTGACCAAACGAGGTCAAGGAAATAAGAAACGCAAAAATAAACAGAAAAGTAATTTTTTTCATAGTATGGTTATTTAGAAGTTAAAGATAATGTCGCATAATTGTATAAAACCTTACAGATCAATTAAAAAAAACTTTATTTTATTGTTAATAGCTTAACTAAATTAATAGTATTTTTATCCTTCTATTTTTTGACTAAATGCAAAACAAAGTGAAGATTATTGAATGCCCACGAGATGCCATGCAGGGTATTAAAGATTTTATTCCTACAGAAAAGAAAGTACAGTATATTCAGTCGTTACTTCGTGTAGGTTTTGATACCATTGATTTTGGTAGTTTTGTATCCCCTAAGGCCATACCTCAAATGGTTGATACAGCCGAGGTATTATCAAAACTTGATTTATCTAAAGCAACCAGTAAGTTACTGGCTATTATTGCAAATACCAGAGGAGCGGAAGACGCAAGTAAGTATCCGGAAATAGATTATTTAGGTTATCCGTTTTCAATATCAGAAAACTTTCAAATGCGTAATACCCATAAAACGATAGCGCAATCTGTTGAAACACTTTCAAAAATATTAGATATTGCTAATACATCGAACAAGGAAGTCGTAGTTTATATATCTATGGGCTTTGGAAACCCTTATGGAGACCCATGGAATGTTAATATAGTAGGGGAGTGGACTGAAAAACTTTCAAAGATGGGAGTGAAAATTTTATCATTGAGCGATACTATTGGAAGTTCTAATGCAGAAAGTATAAATTATCTATTTTCAAATTTAATACCTCAGTACCCTAACATTGAATTTGGAGCACACTTGCATACAACACCGAGTACTTGGTTTGAAAAAGTTGATGCAGCCTATAAAGCTGGGTGCAAACGTTTTGATGGAGCCATTCAAGGGTTTGGTGGGTGCCCAATGGCGAAAGATGAATTGACAGGTAATATGCCTACCGAAAAACTATTATCATACTTTACTTCAAAAAAAAATAATAGTTTAAATGCGCTTAGTTTTGAGAGCGCTTATAACGAAGCTTCTAAGGTTTTTAATTTTTATCATTGATTTTACGATTTTTAAAACACTGATTTTTAGTTTCTTAAATAGATGTTTAAAAGTTTATTTAAATTTAATCTAAATAAACTTTGTGTAAGTAATTATGAGTTTTATATTTGCAACTTCAAACTGACAATTATTTATAATAAGTCTAAATAAGAATAACAATTTAATCAAAAATGAAAAAATTAACTTTACTATTTACAATTTTAATAGCATCAATTGCTTATGCGCAAACCGCTCAAGATTCTATTACATTTAACCCTCAAAAGCAATTAAATGCTGCGCAACGTATATTGTCAGGTAATTATGGAGAAGCTGTTACTGTAGGTGCTTATGGAGAGTTAACATATAACCAGCCAGAAGCCGATAATGGAGAATTAGATGTACAACGTTTAGTTTTACTTTTTGGATATAAGTTTAATGATAAAACTCAATTTGTAACAGAAGTAGAATTCGAGCATGTTGAAGAAGTATTTATAGAACAAGCTTTTGTAAACTATGCTGTTGCACCTAACGTGAGCTTACGTGGTGGTTTAATGTTAGTGCCAATGGGGATTGTAAACGAGTTTCATGAACCAACGACATTTAATGGTGTAGAGAGACCATCAGTAGATAATGCTATTGTACCAACTACTTGGCGTGAGATAGGTGTTGGTGTTACAGGTAGATTTAATGAAATCTCTTTAGGGTACCAAGCTTATGTTTTTAATGGATTTCAATCCGTTAATGGAACAAAAAGACTAGGTGGAAGCAGTGGATTGAGAAACGGAAGACAAAAAGGAATAAAGTCAACTATAAACTCTCCTAATCTGTCTGTTAAATTAGATTATTATGGACTTCCCGGGTTGCGATTAGGATTATCAGGTTATTTTGGTCGTACACAGGCTGAAGATGATGTAGATATGGTAGACGGGTCTGATATAGGAATTTCTATGATTGGTGTAGATGCACGTTATGCTTATAAAAGATTTACAGCACGTGGACAATTTATTCACGCAAGTCTTAGTGATACTGAAGATTACAATGACTTATATTATGATTTAGCAACGGATCCAAACCAAGGTTTGGGAAGCTCATTACAAGGTTGGTATGTAGAGACTGCTTACAATCTATTGCCACAAAATAAAGCACAACGTTTATTTGCTTTTGCAAGATATGAGCAATATGACACACATGCAGATACAGCGGGAGCTTTAGTAAAAAACGATTCTTATAACAGAAGTGATATTACAACAGGTTTAAGTTACCATATTGCCCCAGGAGTTGTTTTAAAAGGAGATTATCAGTTTAGAGATAATGAACAATCTGGTTCTGAGGTAGCTAATAGACTTAATTTCGGAATCGGTGTTTGGTTCTAAATTAGTTTGAATAACAGTGCTTAATAGTGGTGGAATTTTTGCCCCGCCCCAAGTCTTAAAAAAATATAAAGAATCGCTATAAACACTAATGAGATATTCAAATGCTCATAGCTAATTTAGAAATAAACATTTCTAAATTAGCTATTTGGCATTTAAGTTGTAAGTAACACTAAAAAAAATAATACTTTTGCAGCATGAATTTTAAATACATTTCATTATTATCTGTATTGCTATTGTTAATGTCTTTTGGTTTGCCAAAGAATATTCAGAAAAAAGTAGATAAAGAAATTAAAAACACTTTTAGTGTCGAAACGTTCAAATTCACAGGTGTTGCTATTTCTTCAGATATATCAAAAAACTTACCTTCTAAATTTGAAGAAGACAATCTATTTAAAATAGAGGCTAATAATACCTTTTTGGGCTATGCTTACCTCTCCCAAGCCTCAAGTAAAACAGCACAATTTGATTATCTAGTATTACTTGATAAAGACTTAATTGTTTTAAAATCTAAGGTATTAATATATAGAGAAGAATATGGTGGAGAAATAGGAAGTAAACGTTGGCTAAAACAATTTATTGGAAAAAAGGGTGGTGATACGTTAAGGTACGGCGATAATATAATGGCTATTTCTGGAGCAACTATTTCAGTTCGATCTATGACAAATGCTATGAATAACTTATTAGAATCATTAAAAATACTTCATTCAAAAAACATTCTGTAAATGCAGTTAAATGGATTAATATTTACACTTCCTAAAGAAATTAAACTGTTAATAGGTGCATTTATAATTGTATTAAGCATTGGTTTTTATACAGGCTTGCTATTTGTTGGAGAAACTTCTTCTGCTCATCCAAATGGAATAGAAGAACAATATCTGGGAAATGAGGATGATGAAAATGCTGAGGTGATGCGTTTTAAAAAAAGCGATCAAGAAATGCTCACATTAGTTCATAACCATATTTTATCTATGTCAATTATTTTCTTTTTAGTTGGTTTGATAATTTCTATAACTAAGCTTAATAAAAAGCTGAAATTATTTTTAATCGTAGAGCCATTCATATCAGTTGTACTTACGTTTGGAGGCTTGTACATGCTTTGGACCGGTATCCTTTGGATGAAATATATTGTTATGCTTTCAGGAATTTTAATGACACTTACTTTTACAGTTTCTGTGCTTGTTATTTTAAAGCAGTTGCTTCCCAAAAAGGAACTATCAACATAATTTCTCGTATTTTTAGATCCTTATGCGATGGATTATATTTTTCTTCATACTCATTTTTAACTATACTACTTTATCAGCTAAAGAATGGAAAAGTCTTAGGGTTTATAAAAAAGAGACTCAAAAAGATACGCTATTACCTTCCGATTGGTTAAAACAAGATAGAACTAGAAATACCTTGGTATGGCAAGAAGCTAATCTGTTTAATCTTAAAAATAATTCATCACAAGAATACAAAAGCATTTCTCAGCGACGCGATTTTTACAAATGGCTTTTTAATGAATTGAAAAAAAAGAAACATGAGGTTGTTTGGGTGAAAATGGCCTATTTTATTTCAAAAAAAATGCATCTTATGGAAGTGTTTCCTTATTCAATCTTTTCAAAAAAGGATATAAAAACCTATGCAAAGAAAGGAAGTGAAACCGTTTTTAATAATGTGTTTATTGAATTACAAAGACTTTATAATTCCCAATCAATATTAAAAACAGAAAAGGCTTTGGAATGGGATAAAACTATTTTAAAAAAGGAGCAATACGAATGGATAGACAATATCTATAAAACCATAGATGCTAGGAATTTAAAAACCTTAGAGCGTATTGCAAAAGGAAAGTTTTTATACGGGCTATTAGTACCAAAGGCTGTCAGGTTTAAAGGGGAGCTTTCAAAAGCTGTGACACGCTATAATTATGCTATTGAAGTACTTAAGCCATATTGTGAAAACAGATACAAATAATATCATACTATCTTAGATTTTAGTTGTATATTTGCACGCAATTATAACGTAATTGCATCATGACTGCACATCAAAATAAAATAGTAGGAGAAGGATTAACCTACGATGACGTCCTTTTAGTTCCAGCTTTTTCAGAAGTTCTTCCACGTGAAGTTAATATTCAAACAAAATTTACTCGTAACATTACTATTAATGTACCTGTTATTTCGGCAGCAATGGATACAGTTACCGAGAGTAAAATGGCTATAGCCATGGCGCAAGAAGGAGGTATTGGCGTTTTGCATAAAAACATGACTATTGAAGCGCAAGCTTTAAAAGTTAGAAAAGTAAAACGTGCTGAGAGTGGTATGATTATAGATCCTGTTACTTTGTCTCTTACAGCCAATGTTAAAGATGCCAAACAGAATATGGCAGAGCATGGTATTGGAGGAATTCCCATTGTTGATGATGAAGGTGTATTAAAAGGCATTGTAACGAACCGTGATTTGCGTTTCGAGCATGACAATTCAAGACCCATTGTTGAAGTGATGACTGGTGAAAACTTGGTGACTTCTTCTGTAGGTACTTCTTTAAAAGATGCTGAAAAAATCCTTCAGAAGCATAAAATTGAAAAATTACTTATTGTTGATGATTCTTATAAATTATCTGGGTTAATTACGTTTAGAGATATCACGAAGCTTAGTCAGAAACCAATAGCTAATAAAGATCAGTATGGGCGTTTACGTGTTGCTGCTGCTATAGGTGTTACTGGTGATGCTGTTGATAGGGCTGAAGCTTTAGTAAATGCTGGTGTTGATGCTGTTGTCATTGATACAGCACATGGCCATACTAAAGGTGTGGTTGGTGTATTAAAAGAAATAAAATCTAAGTTTCCGAGTTTAGAAGTTATAGTTGGTAATATTGCGACAGGTGCAGCTGCAAAATATTTAGTTGATGCAGGAGCAGATGCCGTAAAAGTTGGTATTGGACCAGGATCAATTTGTACAACACGTGTTGTTGCAGGTGTAGGATTTCCACAATTTTCTGCGGTTTTAGAAGTTGCTGCTGCTTTAAAAGGTACCGGTGTGCCAGTAATTGCAGACGGTGGTATTCGCTATACAGGAGATATTCCAAAAGCGATCGCAGCTGGGGCAGATACGGTCATGTTAGGGTCGCTATTAGCAGGGACTAAAGAATCTCCTGGGGAAACTATTATTTACGAAGGAAGAAAATTTAAATCTTACCGTGGTATGGGGTCTGTGGAAGCCATGAAACAAGGTAGTAAAGATCGTTATTTTCAAGATGTCGAAGACGATATTAAAAAACTAGTACCAGAAGGTATCGTTGGTAGAGTGCCTTATAAAGGAGATTTATACGAAAGTATTCATCAATTTATAGGTGGTTTACGAGCTGGTATGGGATATTGTGGAGCTAAGGATATAGAGGCATTAAAAGAAAATGGGAAGTTTGTAAAAATCACGGCAAGTGGTATTAATGAAAGCCATCCTCACGATGTAACTATTACTAAAGAATCACCTAATTATTCCAGATAAAGTAGTTTTTTTTGTTATTATATAAAAAGAGAAATTACAATAAGAGCGTAATCAAACGGGTTTTAATGCTGTGTTGTGTTGTATAGTGTTTCAACTAAAGTTGTAATTGGGCAAGGCATCGTTTTTAATTTTTCCAAATATTAATGTTTTCGTTATCCGATTTGTATAATATTAAATTTGGTTTAGGCATTGCTCCATTAAAAACTAATTTTGAAGAGAATAACAGTTTTTCATTACCGTAGTAGGCTACCCAATGAGGAACAAACGGTTTTTTAAGTTGTATTATGGTTTTTCGAGTTCCATCATTATTCAAGATGTCAAAAGACCGTTTCCCCCAATATGCTAATAATAATTCTCCATTTTTAAAGTCGGCATCAAATATTTGATTTCTATTAATTGGAGCATCACTAATTTGTAAGTCTATTAAATGTGTCCATTCTTTAATTATTTTTCCTGTTTGATCAGTTAACCAACAAGAACTATCACCTAGAAGAAGAATTTGATTGTTGTTAATAGCTCTTATTCTTTTGATTGGAACGTCAAACTTAAAATACTTTTTTGAGTTTTGACCTTTTTTCAAACTATAGATATTCGGGTATCTTCCAAAAATAATTTCTTGATCAGAGTTCATGAAAAAACCGCCATCTCCAATTCGCCATTTATCTTCGAACCAACCCCAAATTTCAGACAGTTTTTCACCAATTTGAGTTTTAAGAATTCTTATTTCAAATTTATCGGTCTTCTCTAGATATCTTTGTTCAATTATGTAAATATGGTCCCCATTGCTAGAAAACATATAATCACTCGCAGGAAATTCAGATTTCAAAAGTATTTCAGGATCTGAATTTGGATCCCAAATCATTACACATGCATGATGATCTGTATCATTAATAGGGCTAACATACGACCAAAGAACATATTTGCCTACGACTATCATATTACCTCCAGGATGTGCAAAAACTTGAAAAGAAGTAACAAATGCTATAATAAATATTATTCGTCTAATTTTTTTCTTCATTACCTTCAATTGTGCCTAACTATGCTTCCCGATACAGTCTTGTTTTAGACCTTGAATAAATTTGGATGGCAAGTTATTTTTGATAAACTAAAATAAGGATTTTTATTACTAGTAGA
The Flavivirga spongiicola genome window above contains:
- a CDS encoding hydroxymethylglutaryl-CoA lyase; the encoded protein is MQNKVKIIECPRDAMQGIKDFIPTEKKVQYIQSLLRVGFDTIDFGSFVSPKAIPQMVDTAEVLSKLDLSKATSKLLAIIANTRGAEDASKYPEIDYLGYPFSISENFQMRNTHKTIAQSVETLSKILDIANTSNKEVVVYISMGFGNPYGDPWNVNIVGEWTEKLSKMGVKILSLSDTIGSSNAESINYLFSNLIPQYPNIEFGAHLHTTPSTWFEKVDAAYKAGCKRFDGAIQGFGGCPMAKDELTGNMPTEKLLSYFTSKKNNSLNALSFESAYNEASKVFNFYH
- a CDS encoding FMN-binding protein is translated as MNFKYISLLSVLLLLMSFGLPKNIQKKVDKEIKNTFSVETFKFTGVAISSDISKNLPSKFEEDNLFKIEANNTFLGYAYLSQASSKTAQFDYLVLLDKDLIVLKSKVLIYREEYGGEIGSKRWLKQFIGKKGGDTLRYGDNIMAISGATISVRSMTNAMNNLLESLKILHSKNIL
- a CDS encoding Insecticidal toxin complex protein, yielding MRWIIFFFILIFNYTTLSAKEWKSLRVYKKETQKDTLLPSDWLKQDRTRNTLVWQEANLFNLKNNSSQEYKSISQRRDFYKWLFNELKKKKHEVVWVKMAYFISKKMHLMEVFPYSIFSKKDIKTYAKKGSETVFNNVFIELQRLYNSQSILKTEKALEWDKTILKKEQYEWIDNIYKTIDARNLKTLERIAKGKFLYGLLVPKAVRFKGELSKAVTRYNYAIEVLKPYCENRYK
- the guaB gene encoding IMP dehydrogenase → MTAHQNKIVGEGLTYDDVLLVPAFSEVLPREVNIQTKFTRNITINVPVISAAMDTVTESKMAIAMAQEGGIGVLHKNMTIEAQALKVRKVKRAESGMIIDPVTLSLTANVKDAKQNMAEHGIGGIPIVDDEGVLKGIVTNRDLRFEHDNSRPIVEVMTGENLVTSSVGTSLKDAEKILQKHKIEKLLIVDDSYKLSGLITFRDITKLSQKPIANKDQYGRLRVAAAIGVTGDAVDRAEALVNAGVDAVVIDTAHGHTKGVVGVLKEIKSKFPSLEVIVGNIATGAAAKYLVDAGADAVKVGIGPGSICTTRVVAGVGFPQFSAVLEVAAALKGTGVPVIADGGIRYTGDIPKAIAAGADTVMLGSLLAGTKESPGETIIYEGRKFKSYRGMGSVEAMKQGSKDRYFQDVEDDIKKLVPEGIVGRVPYKGDLYESIHQFIGGLRAGMGYCGAKDIEALKENGKFVKITASGINESHPHDVTITKESPNYSR
- a CDS encoding T9SS type A sorting domain-containing protein, with the translated sequence MKKITFLFIFAFLISLTSFGQSTANYTIVFESFWETTAGDSANGISTIPLPGNPHWSPLAIATHKTANTILMMGSPASAGIESIAETGSTSAFESEVTANSDADKFDIGSGLGSAQGTITKSIQISEDHPFVSLATMIAPSPDWFIAVNSENLRSGNGAVNNGWKATYTIDVFPYDAGTEDGSGYSGDNLDTNPLGVITSLENLAPFDGVNSNMSHRIGTVTFNYIESTLSTETINTIENIKIFPNPTKGDITISNIQNSELNSIEVYNVLGNLVKQIEIKTGIPQLSVNLTNLNKGIYLLNLKTIDGASNSKKLVIN